The DNA sequence TTAAAGGAAATATCAAATAGTGGGCATTTATGAAATAAAGCATAAATTCCTTTATATGGTCTTAAGCCCCGACGGAAGTTTGTCTTCAGACTCAGCTCGTTATCTAATTCAACCACATGATAAGGTGATGTGATAATTCTGACTATTGGATAGAGAAGGAAAAATCTAGATTTTCAATAACCTAGATTTTCAATAACTTATGTCATTTTACTATTTCATTTTAgttgaaattgatttgtaaaaaaaTGACCTTAATGTCTGCATGTCCACAAAACTCTTGACTATATTCAATATGTCACGTGTCTCAAAAAGGTGGGAGGAAAGTTTTGCCACTTGTTAAAACTTTTGAAATATGTATATACTCATCTATCATTGCCTACCACATTGAACAAAATTCACTTGAGATTCTAGTTATTTGGTTATCCTTTCTAAGATTGATATATTTACAAATAATTTTTCTTAAGTGAAGACTTCTCTACAtatttggtgaaacagaagaATTAAAAATTGTGGTATTATGGGTATTTTAAAAAGTGTAGAGAGATATATTTTCTCACTAACCTATGCATTTTTCACTTAAAACACCAAAAGACAACCAAAAAAGAATGTGTAAATTTATTTATGCTTCTCATTTGTGTTTTGTTTTtactttgaaatttttattattatttatttattgagagAGTTGAATAACCAAATGACCAATAAcacaaattttattatttatttaattctcATATCCATTGCATAGAAGATATGATTATAAggctttctcttttctttcttatgatattaataattaaaatggaTATAATTGTTGTAAATGGTGACtgtaaagagggaaagaaaagaatcttCAAAAGCAGAAAAACCAAGCCGGACCATTCTAATGATCCAATCTATCCAAAGTTCTGTTAATGGAAAACCTTGGACCACATATACTTTGAAATTTAGATTCATGGATAATTGAAAAAGACAAGCTAACTAAACAAtggattatttaaaaaaaaattaaaaaaatgaccTAAGGACATGCAAAAGTGAAGTGTGATGAGAGACTTGAGCAACATTAGTTGTATATAATCATCCActtattcaccaaaaaatattagttataaaaaataaaaaaaataaaaaaatctgttAATATAGCACAGTCCCATTGAGGCAATCTTCCATTTTAGGATTTATGCAATAAATCATATTCTTTGAATCTTCTTGAATGCCACACTACATTACACTCAAGCCTTCCTGCTTTACTGGAATGGAACTACCCTAAGCACTTAGTGTTGGTCTCAATTGAGAAAGGTCTATGGCCAAATAGAGTTATTAAAAAGCACCATTCCCTTGTGCTGGTCCCTCCTATATTGTATGGTCATAGGATATGTGAAGGAGATGCACCAGCTCTTTACAGTCAATCCAGTTGGTCATAGTTGTGTGACATCTAATTATTTTGCTTTTTCTAGATTCTATTGAGCAGCTGGACCCTTTGCTTCTGATTCTTGAACGCTCCATGTATAACCAGAGTTCAATGTAGCACTTGTTAATAGTAGGAACAGAAGCCCATCCTACTTCTCCCTTCCCTACCATTTATTTATAACGAGACCGATCCTAAGACTTGCAAACCCATGCTTTTGTATTTAATTGGCTTATTACATGCATAAATGTTCTTCAAATTGCGATTCATAATTGTTGGGACTTAGATAGAATTcatctttaaaaattttatccTTTAAAGAGAATATACCCAAGTACCTAATAAGCATGTTGAACTGAGAGCTTCTCTGAGATATTTTCTCCATTGTTAGAGGTACATCGGAGTTGTCATGCCACGACTTTGATACCATTTATTGGGACTCAAGTAGAACTCACTCTTAAAAGCTATCCTTAAGGTAGAAGGTGTCCAAGTACCTATAAATCTTTATATCGGGCTATTCACATCTAATGTGAGATTGCATGGAACCTCAACAATGAGGGTTAGACAAGTGAGACACGTCATGCAATTTTGGATGGCCTGTGAGCCCATTCTGTTGAATAGTACATGAACGACATAACTCATGGAGAGGAAAATAACCAATCAGGGATAATTTTGATAGACTATGGCCctttttggtatcatttttctttttaatttttgttcacaaaaatggttttagcttcgtttggtatcatttatggaccttgtttctatttaaaaaaaattggtaaacacaaaaaccaaaaagagatcaagagtcatttatgtgttttggtaaaaaatgagtttcagttatttttgcgctGAACTTTAATGAACATGTGCTTAAATGttcaatatggaggggtaaagtagttatttactttgtaattagaaatccaagccccttgccccctctttttcagtccaaagtggaaaaagagagttataagaaagatgggtgaagagaatctcttcacccatttctttaaaaaactattttgcatATAGATATACCAAAcattttctcacaaaaaatcatttttgtcaagtagttacgaaaacattttttattttgataaaaaatggttttcattaatgacttttgttaaatagataaaaattaaaaagaaaaatgataccaaagagggcctacaTTAGTTCAAGCGCATTTTAGTAAATGCTCATTTGAATTCAAAAATTCGAGCTCATGCATCTTGAGATCCAATTAGCCACATGGGCTACACGTGTTCCAATCTCTACTGCGAATGATATTagtccttttggaatttgacgGCCAATCTAAACACAAGTATCATATAACTTAATGGTCACTATTGACATCAATATCGATACGCATTGGTTGAATCGATTCTGAGCTCTGGTGATACCAAAACATATTTTCCGTCATGGCCTATACAATACTGATACTTAGGACATTGGTTGAGACAATaatccatttttctttcaaGTCGGAGTTTGGCCAGCACCCTAGCTCGCTATATTTggaagtcaagaaaagaaaatagtgcAAAATAATGAGATatgcaaaaataataattacacaatgatttattattattattattattattattattattattattattattattattattttgtctatctatctctctcttcaaattctaaatatattttttcttgattCCAAACATACCCTcagagaaaattttcttttctctctctctcactttttaTTATCTACTATTTTACTTAGTGTCATTAGTCAATGGCCAACCTACTGAACGCTTATAGGGTCAATGGCTACCTATTCCGACACACACTCATCCAATCATACATACATACGACAGGTTTGACCCCACAATCTCCTCCCTTAGGCATTGGCGCTCAAAGCGGCTGCCATCACTTAACTAAGctagtgctctctctctctctctctctctctctctctctgaaaagTAGGTTTCATCTTCATCCAGCTTTGTGcacttttttatcatttttttttttggaaaattacatgattacctacttatgggtttccttttacaaaattacccacttaaaatttaagttaacaaaaatacccaaaattatgttttcttttacaaaattacccacttaaagtttaagttagaaaaaatacctaaaattgagtttgggtttacaaacctacccactcaaagtttcagtaataaaaaaaaaacatgattatatgtggaagatgaagactcactattttggatagttttgtgaacccaaacatgattttgggtatttttgttaactgaaactttgggtgggtagatttgtaaacccaaacccaattttggtcatttttgtttaccaaaactttttatgggtaattttgtaaaggaaaacttaaaaatggataatcatgtaatttttccttttttttttttttttttacctgtttttgataaaatttgtgCTGCTTAGTTAAGACTCTCCAAGTCCAACTTCCATGGACCCATATGGGTCCATGTGTTTTAAAATGATTTGACCCGTTGAAGTACCAGGCCGACCCCATTGTACTGGAAAACCTGATTATGTATTAAGTAGAAGGCCAAAAGGTTTACACTTGTCAGTTTACTGATCAAAGAACATTAAATTAAGGTCTCTACTACATATACCTAAGCACTATAAAGAAGAATATTAGAGTGCTAAGGCAACGATATAACATAAAATTCCTTCCTtccacagacacacacacacacacacacacagagcgAGAGAGAGTATTGAGATGGTCACTCACTCTCATGAGAAAAGGTAAATATCGGGATGGATGGATACGTGTATCGGTGGCTTAACTATAGGGAAGGTCAAATAAACTTCTCAAAATTGCGACTTTGATATAAACCGCTTTGTCCttttgaaagagagaggaagaaaaatgtGGCTTGTCGATCTCAACCCCCTCCCCTTATATTACTTACTACTAGTCCTTTTCAATCCCAACCTCCATGAAACCGTTCATATAACCCCCACCCTCTACAAATTCTGCTCTGACCTTTTtaactatagagagagagagagagaccaccATTAATGACATTTCCATCTTTAGTACCCAAATGGAACTTCAGTGCAACTTATCATTCCCTAGATGTACATTTAGAGAGACcaccaagatttttttttttttttcctaatgcaAGATCTACATTGGGACATAGGGGATCCATTAGGGCACAAACCTGCTATATTTCAATAAGGTGGAAGGTGGAAGATAGGATGGTCAAACCAACAATCTTCCCTAGATTTAGATTAAAGCACAATCAGCTAGTTGCATGCCATTGAGTTAGGAGACTAGCTCATCCCTAGTTATAAATATTAGATCATATTGTTAAAAGAGGTCAAGACCAATAGTATATACTTGGAATCAGAATCTTTGGATCGAGTAAAGATCAAATTGAGAGTGCAAGCCAAAGGTTGTGAAACTTTGAATCAGATTCTAGATCGGATCCAGTTGATTTAATTCTGATTCAGCCTCTCGAATAGAATTCGGAATTGGCCAAATCGATCTAAACCCTACTAAAAACCCAATAAGGATAGGGGGCTTTACATCGAGCTTGATCGACtgcaatccaaatcaaatgactcAATTTGGATCTTGGATCTTGAACCCTCTTCCATACCACTTGGTACCCATTGAAATCATTCACCAAATCACtcaaaaaaatctctctttttttctcattcGAATCGAACTCAACCCTAAACAAATTTAACAAATTTATAAGGTAAAGGAATCCAAAACCATATCAATCCAAACCAGATATCAATCCACACCATATaagtaattctctctctctctctctctctctctctctctctctctatatatatatatatagagagagagagagagagagagagagagagaacactaTGGCACAAGAGCTGGAAGGAAGGGGActaggggaggaagaagaaaattataataaaaaaaaaacaataaatcaGGTTTCCCTTATTTTCTGGTTGTGATGGATGTCCAACTATCATTGAAAGGAGGGTCAAATCAGTAATGCCAAACCATTCTGATCATACAActtgaaattattattattatttattatttttttcttaaacctACAACCTCAGTGTAGATGGAGTCCAATTGAAAAAGACTAATATGGCCTTCCTTTTCAAACACCCTTTATTCATCCAAACAATACCCTAACCCCCTAGCAAAACCCTAGGTAATCAAAAttatataataaacaaaataaatattatttttcaactTAAATAATTGGATTGACGAAAAGAACAtttatcttttcttatttaaaaaaaaaataagataatatATTCATAAAATACACATTGGCATTCATTCTTCACCGTTGAgatacaagaaaaataaaataaataaaaaaaaaggttggagACACTTGGAGTAGTAGTAGTTCTAGGGGTGGGTGCGGGTTGGTCTCAGTCTCACACGCCCAACTCAGCGATTAAAATAGGGCACTTGATTGGGTTAAATTGGTCCGACTCGCTCAGCCTCACACGTGTTACACGGGAGCATTCAAAAAACAAATAGATTGAAAGAAATAACCATCAAAAGGTTATAATAAGCTTAGAAACAGAGTTTCGGACCTTTTACTTTTCAGTTTCAGGGTTTGGAGTTGGATGGAGCCGAGTTGACTCAACCGAACTAACTCAAAGGGGTGTCGAGTTGCCAAGCTGATGTGGCTATAAGTGGACGAGTATGCCAGCCTAGCATAAGACATCCATTGTTTTCATCCACTCTGTACCCGTCCCCACCAGCAAAAAGAGCCAACAACATACTGGCCTGTTTGAACGCATTGGAACCGAGATGAACCGGAGAAAACCCAGCCGATCCCATTCTAGTACGCCACTGAGTCAACGTCTCATGACGCTCCACCCGATCCGGCCCTTCGCAAGCCACCACGTTGCAGATCTGCCGCCCCAAATACATTTCCGACATCAAAAGGTCCTGTGTGTTTGGCGGCGATATCCCACACCCTTCTAAGGAGTCAAACAAGGTGGAGTAATAATGAAGAGCTTCGGTGAACCGGTCCAAGAACACCGGTCCGTTGTGGTTCGCCTCCTGTTCAACGATCGTCACGATCCGAGGCTTCATCTCTTTAATCGACGTCAACACTTTCTCCATCGCTCCCGGCCTTCCCAGTAGCCTGTGAAGCTCAAAAACTGAATTCACAGCCACCGCTTCCACCTCGCTCGGCCTCAGGTCTAGCACTGATGGGTCAAGGTCTCCCAAACTGTTCACTACGAACCCTCTGTACTCGAATTTGACGTGAATGGTTTCCGCTAGTTGCGCCAGCTTCCACCCCACTTGCTGTAACGCATCGTTGTTGTCAGGCTGAGGTGGGCCGATTCCGGTCAATCGAAACGTTGGTGGACCGCCCGGTCGAAGTGCCAATGCCTGCATCAGTGCCGGCCACTGCATCCCTTGTTTCATACTGAAATCGATGACGTGAACTCTGCTTTTTCCGGCAAAGGCCTCCAGGATGGCTTGGTTGGCCGTGAAATGAGCGAATTTTAGGTACGGACAGGTTTCGTAGAAGTGCATCTGGAGGATGTCTGAGATTGACGATTCCAAGCTTTCCTGAGGATACAAACGGTAAATTCGACGAGCCAGGGCTTCTGCGAAGTATGTAGCCACCTTTCTCATGGCGCCTGCCTGTGACCGAGCCAGCATCCCTATCTGTTGGACCAGTGCCTCTGCTAGCTTGAAGTTATCCTGTTGAACCGCATCCGCGCAGGCCATCAAGGTATGGACCAGTCGGATCCCGTTCTCCTGAGAGGCCATTAGTACGACCGGCCCAGCCCCTGCTGCTTCTACCGCCacaggaggaagaggagggggaggggcaGCGGTGGCGGCAGACGATGAAGATGCGGTTGCGGACGCAGACGAAGTAGATGTGGTGGAAGTAGGTTTCATCCGTTTGTTCCCTCTGGGAGCCGAGGATGCTTCCGTCTGTGCGTAGATGGCCCCTCCGGGAATTGCTCTGAGATCATAATCCGAAGGATCATCGTAGATTGGAGCTTGCGGTTGATGATGGTGTCGATGTTGCTGCGTGGAATTGGAGAAATTAACTGAGGTTATAGTGGAAGACTCAGCCGGAGCTAGGAGAGGATCATCAGTGGGTTGGGGCAAAGGCGGCTGCGCAGGGTTTGGATCGAAATTGGGTGGAGCGTTTAGCTCAGAGAGCATACTTTCGAGCCATGTGTTTAGATCAGAAGGGTTGTAATGAACGGTTTCGGAAGCCAGATGGGAGATGCCATCCTCTTGAGCGCTACCGATTACCATCTCCAGCTGCTCAAGCTTCTGAGCTACTTCCGCCATGTCCGACGACTTCACCTTGTAACCCAACACGGCAAGAAGTTCATCCACTCCGGCGTCTTGCTGCTGTGGGTCATCCCACATCTTCGTCTTCCCCATATCCCTCCCAGCCCCCATTGAATAAGGTCCACCACCAGGACCAGTATTACCGCCGCAGCTACTCTTTTGATGTTCTCTCTTCATCTTTACTCTTTccaacaaaacaaaacccaCAAAATAAAAGGATCAATACTGCCCAGATATGGAAAACTGAAGGGGATTGTTCTCAAGCCAGCCTCAGGAACAGAAGGAGAAACAGAAGTAGAagtagacgaagaagaagaagaagaagaagaagaagaatctaaaCTTTTTGCGGTGGTATGCTAGAGCTTGATTGCTTGATTTTCCACTTCCTCCAGTTCTTCTTCCCATCAGAAAATAATAGAGGACGCTCGTGACGGGCGCGGGCTCCAACGACCCAACAGGGAGGGCCTAAAgagataagaaagaaagaaagcacaaaaaaaaaattgaaaaggaacgaatgaaattataaaaagaaagaaacccttaaAACCAGGTTCCATAACTAAAACTAATTCTCCCTTCTGCTACTAAACCAATCAGAGGCgaccacattttttttattttttttattattatttttttttgtataaataggGTTTCTCTTTCTGAACCGTAATAGTACCGCAACCCCTTGGGCCTTGATAGACTCTCATACCAATCTTGATGCCACGTGTCCCTAGGTGGCCCCATTTCAGTACAGTATCCCCAGATTAACAACTGTACATGGTGAATATTACCGTCGTTTTTTGAACCGCATTGCCTCAATACACCACCATCTCCAAGAACCGTACACGTGTTTATCAGCCCAATAACACACATCTATAGACTATAGCTACTGCTGTGGCATCGATTGGGGGCCCACGAATCCCAACGGATGTAACTTTCAGATGCAAACgttaagagggggaggggagtcAGTGAAAGAGATCACCGTTACAGTTAACAGAGTTGGTAACGGAAGcagttttttttaatattttttggtgaagagaGGTAACGAAAGCAGTTGACGAGAATATAATAGATGTGGTTATAAATAGTATATATTATATGGGCATAAAGTATATACTATTATAGTTTTTGTGCCGCAGTAGTAGTAAACCCAGCCAGTAGAGGGCAGTaggagtagtagtagtagtagtagtagtagtgtTGTGTGGGGTCCGGGGGTTTTGGGGTTGTGAGGCTGTGGAGCCCACAGGCGAGAGATGAGAGTAGGGCCCACATCCACCCTGAGGAGTGAGGAGCTGAGAGACACTATTACTGCCTTTTTTCATAATGCCGTCCCCATCGAGACGTGACGTCCGCACGATGCCTCTTTTACAACATGAAACAGGCAACGCCGCACTGACAccatctctctcccttcctttcCCTCCCacccttcttccctttcctctgCTCCGGCCTCCCTGGCCCATTCCCATGTGGTCCTTCCCCGTGTCCCTCTTTCCCTGTCTCGTGCGGTCCCCATCCTTCCCATTCTCCTATTATTACTATTTTCTTATCTTTCTAcccagaaaaatatatattttcttatctttttttttctctctttttcctcaatatttttctttatcattATATATTTATTGAAAAAGGATTATG is a window from the Macadamia integrifolia cultivar HAES 741 chromosome 5, SCU_Mint_v3, whole genome shotgun sequence genome containing:
- the LOC122079728 gene encoding DELLA protein GAI1-like, with product MKREHQKSSCGGNTGPGGGPYSMGAGRDMGKTKMWDDPQQQDAGVDELLAVLGYKVKSSDMAEVAQKLEQLEMVIGSAQEDGISHLASETVHYNPSDLNTWLESMLSELNAPPNFDPNPAQPPLPQPTDDPLLAPAESSTITSVNFSNSTQQHRHHHQPQAPIYDDPSDYDLRAIPGGAIYAQTEASSAPRGNKRMKPTSTTSTSSASATASSSSAATAAPPPPLPPVAVEAAGAGPVVLMASQENGIRLVHTLMACADAVQQDNFKLAEALVQQIGMLARSQAGAMRKVATYFAEALARRIYRLYPQESLESSISDILQMHFYETCPYLKFAHFTANQAILEAFAGKSRVHVIDFSMKQGMQWPALMQALALRPGGPPTFRLTGIGPPQPDNNDALQQVGWKLAQLAETIHVKFEYRGFVVNSLGDLDPSVLDLRPSEVEAVAVNSVFELHRLLGRPGAMEKVLTSIKEMKPRIVTIVEQEANHNGPVFLDRFTEALHYYSTLFDSLEGCGISPPNTQDLLMSEMYLGRQICNVVACEGPDRVERHETLTQWRTRMGSAGFSPVHLGSNAFKQASMLLALFAGGDGYRVDENNGCLMLGWHTRPLIATSAWQLDTPLS